A window of the Lepisosteus oculatus isolate fLepOcu1 chromosome 14, fLepOcu1.hap2, whole genome shotgun sequence genome harbors these coding sequences:
- the LOC138242686 gene encoding zona pellucida sperm-binding protein 3-like, with protein MRSFLFMLCLCAGAGLPALISAGPAGWDSRELALQADLPAPEDVAQSEDLSLADASSEDLSASENDSQSLAPDFRRLPVFRDAYSPYFDKEMMKPEAGSRPLPAYIKSVLFPPKRGWQPARPAIGGTRGVAVWCDSSRMYVSVSRLLFGFSCRPSEVTLGNCSVSRTTRSYFNFIYGLHECGTERSVVQGRLVYSNTLRYAPPSSSAPVHCFIPFSVPVKCSYYRFHYSYKVGYVPTWARRRTFFKDLKNKHSFVLLTTNSHRVRLSPKDEYFLGQPMYFQATAYFATAEQRLYIHSCYVTEKPDQHSQPRFPVIDNLGCMVDSKADGCLSRFVPSKQKDVLRFTIDAFLFQKKLSRKHEVTELYMHCVMAVAPAKATPGTKSCTYNREAERWEELYGDHEVCACCESRCAGTGNEGTRSLVTSSRVAVAPVEAPLDVGADWTEDEEGDPQSSSEDAESTSEDVEGAEDFGDVGQWTGRVWQEELL; from the exons ATGCGCTCGTTTCTCTTTATGCTGTGCCTGTGCGCAGGGGCCGGGCTCCCCGCACTGATCTCCGCcgggccggctggctgggactctcgggAATTAGCGCTCCAGGCTGACCTCCCGGCTCCTGAAGACGTAGCCCAGTCGGAGGACTTGAGCCTGGCAGATGCGTCCTCCGAAGACCTGTCTGCAAGCGAAAACGACTCGCAGTCCTTGGCTCCCGACTTTCGCCGCCTTCCCGTGTTCAGAGACGCGTACTCGCCCTACTTCGACAAGGAGATGATGAAGCCCGAAGCCGGAAGCCGGCCCTTACCCGCCTACATCAAGagcgtcctgtttcctcccaagCGAGGGTGGCAGCCGGCTCGCCCGGCCATCGGGGGCACCCGAGGAGTGGCCGTGTGgtgcgactccagcaggatgtacgtgagtgtcagtcggctcctgttcggcttcagctgtcggccatcGGAGGTGACCTTGGGCAACTGCAGCGTCAGCCGAACCACACGCAGTTACTTCAACTTCATCTACGGGCTTCACGAGTGCGGTACCGAGCGATCG gttgtccagggccgcctggtgtactccaacactctccgctatgccccgccctcctccagtgcacctgtgcattgcttcattcccttctctgtgccGGTCAAGTGCTCCTACTACAG gttccactactcctacaaggttggctatgtccccacgtgggccaggagaaggaccttcttcaaggacctgaagaacaagcacagctttgtgctgctcaccaccaact cccacCGGGTCCGCCTCTCTCCCAAGGATGAGTACTTCCTGggtcagcccatgtacttccaggccactgcctactttgccacagCGGAGCAGAGGCTGTACATCCACTCGTGTTACGTAACGGAGAAACCAGACCAGCACTCACAGCCCCGTTTCCCCGTGATTGACAACTTGGG gtgcatggtggacagcaaggcagatggctgcctgtccaggtttgtcccctccaagcagaaggatgtgctccgcttcacgattgatgccttcctcttccagaagaagctgtccaggaag catgaagtgactgagctgtacatgcactgtgtcatggctgtggctcctgctaaagcaacaccagggaccaagtcctgcacctacaacagggaggcggagag gtgggaggagctgtatggtgaccatgaggtctgtgcctgctgtgagtccaggtgtgctggcaccGGGAATGAAG gtaccaggagcctggtgaccagcagtcgggtggctgtggcaccagtagaagctcctctggatgtgggggctgactggactgaggatgaggagggagaccctcagagctccagtgaagaTGCTGAGAGCACCAGTGAAGATGTGGAGGGAGCGGAGGactttggagatgttggccagtggacaggtagggtctggcaggaggagctccTGTAG